From one Candidatus Latescibacterota bacterium genomic stretch:
- a CDS encoding tetratricopeptide repeat protein has translation MKTSGAIFLTILSMLVIAGAICAAVPCDREKAAEHFEKGEFDEARECYIRFLEIDDTDDEACYYLGRIDLVKGKVDDSVEYLKQAVSLDRENAEYHLWYARANLEKLQKASYFEKGILSGRVLDSLKKSVDLDPMNIEARIYLASYYLNAPSIGGGSRKKAKAQIEVISKYSPRHAHSLMAQVYVKEEKYDLAIAEFTEYLSLNPGDVEVLYALGMLYQKIKDYDNAFATFEQALKSDPDAIDCLYQIGRTAVYSGSRLDRGIESMFDYLKREVHPGVPGHDAAHWRLGMLYEIKGDIKLAVSEYETAIEMNPDEKNYRKSLEAAKKAAKD, from the coding sequence ATGAAAACATCTGGGGCCATATTTCTGACGATACTGTCAATGCTGGTGATTGCAGGGGCGATATGCGCGGCTGTTCCGTGCGACAGGGAAAAAGCGGCTGAACATTTTGAGAAGGGCGAGTTCGACGAGGCGAGGGAGTGTTACATCCGGTTTCTGGAGATCGACGATACGGATGATGAAGCCTGCTATTACCTCGGAAGGATCGACCTGGTGAAGGGGAAGGTGGACGATTCGGTCGAGTACCTGAAGCAGGCGGTCTCGCTTGACAGGGAGAACGCGGAATATCACTTATGGTACGCTCGAGCGAATCTGGAAAAACTTCAGAAAGCTTCATATTTCGAAAAAGGGATACTGTCGGGACGAGTGCTTGATTCCCTGAAGAAATCGGTCGATCTCGACCCAATGAATATTGAAGCGAGGATCTACCTGGCGAGTTACTATCTGAATGCTCCATCGATCGGAGGAGGCAGCAGAAAGAAGGCGAAGGCGCAGATCGAGGTAATCAGTAAATACAGTCCCCGACACGCGCATTCGTTGATGGCACAGGTGTATGTGAAGGAAGAGAAGTACGATCTTGCCATAGCCGAGTTCACCGAGTATCTGTCATTGAATCCCGGCGATGTCGAAGTATTGTATGCCCTTGGAATGCTCTACCAGAAGATCAAGGATTATGACAACGCGTTTGCGACCTTCGAACAGGCGTTGAAGTCGGATCCCGATGCCATCGACTGCCTCTATCAGATCGGCCGGACGGCAGTATATTCCGGCAGCCGCCTGGACAGGGGGATAGAATCGATGTTTGATTATCTGAAGCGTGAGGTCCACCCGGGAGTTCCTGGACATGACGCGGCGCACTGGAGGCTCGGGATGCTTTATGAAATAAAGGGTGACATAAAACTGGCTGTCAGTGAATATGAGACTGCAATAGAGATGAATCCTGACGAGAAGAACTACAGGAAATCGCTTGAAGCCGCAAAGAAAGCAGCGAAAGACTGA